The following coding sequences are from one Natrarchaeobaculum sulfurireducens window:
- the thiE gene encoding thiamine phosphate synthase — protein sequence MEPSNYGTYLVTQESLSDGRSTLEVVEAAVTGGVDVVQLREKGTDTRWRYDLGLEVREVTAAADVDLIVNDRVDVATAIDADGVHVGQSDLPVSVARELLGPEAVIGCSASTVAEAEAAEADGANYLGVGSIYGTTSKDVPEPEDDVGPDRVAEIAEAVSIPIVGIGGVTAENAGSVIEAGAVGVAVISEITAADDPAAATDALASSVERTKRQANERSRR from the coding sequence ATGGAACCGTCGAACTACGGGACGTATCTCGTCACACAGGAGTCGCTGTCGGACGGCCGGTCGACGCTCGAGGTCGTCGAGGCGGCAGTCACAGGTGGCGTCGACGTCGTCCAGTTGCGCGAGAAGGGGACAGACACGCGCTGGCGGTACGACCTCGGACTCGAGGTGCGCGAGGTGACTGCTGCGGCCGACGTCGATCTGATCGTCAACGACCGGGTCGACGTCGCGACGGCCATCGACGCCGACGGCGTCCACGTAGGCCAGTCTGACCTGCCGGTGTCGGTGGCTCGTGAGCTCCTCGGTCCCGAGGCGGTCATCGGCTGTTCGGCGTCGACGGTCGCCGAAGCCGAAGCCGCCGAGGCCGACGGCGCGAACTACCTCGGCGTCGGAAGCATCTACGGGACGACCTCGAAGGACGTTCCGGAACCCGAAGACGACGTCGGCCCAGACCGCGTCGCGGAGATCGCCGAAGCCGTCTCGATCCCTATCGTCGGCATCGGTGGCGTGACCGCCGAGAACGCGGGATCGGTCATCGAAGCGGGCGCAGTCGGCGTCGCCGTCATCTCCGAGATCACGGCGGCCGACGACCCAGCGGCAGCGACCGACGCGCTCGCCTCGAGCGTCGAAAGGACGAAACGCCAGGCCAACGAACGGAGCCGACGATGA
- a CDS encoding DoxX family protein, whose amino-acid sequence MATKRQPSEQTIESSLLGRTVAFNYSETWVAYSIVGLRLVMAWVFLQAGLEKWADGGWGDPLAWSSAGFLNNAVAEANPLYGLFLWFGDYAALIDPLVIFGQVLIGLALLFGVFFRFAAMMGAVQMAFFWTAAWQAGLSQGFPVENGYLIDSSFVYMLLLFGLAAWGAGRLAGIDGILEQSDVVRSNPWLRYLLG is encoded by the coding sequence ATGGCAACGAAGCGCCAACCGTCTGAACAGACGATCGAATCGTCGTTACTCGGCCGTACTGTCGCGTTTAACTACTCCGAAACCTGGGTGGCCTACTCCATCGTTGGACTCCGGCTCGTGATGGCCTGGGTCTTCCTCCAGGCTGGCCTCGAAAAGTGGGCCGACGGGGGCTGGGGCGACCCACTCGCGTGGTCTTCGGCGGGCTTCCTGAACAACGCCGTCGCCGAGGCGAACCCGCTTTACGGGCTATTTCTCTGGTTTGGCGACTACGCGGCGCTCATCGATCCACTCGTCATCTTCGGACAGGTCCTCATCGGGCTGGCGTTGCTCTTCGGCGTGTTCTTCCGTTTCGCCGCGATGATGGGCGCGGTTCAGATGGCTTTCTTCTGGACTGCGGCCTGGCAGGCCGGACTGAGCCAGGGCTTCCCGGTCGAAAACGGCTACCTCATCGACAGCTCGTTCGTCTATATGCTGTTGCTGTTCGGCCTCGCCGCCTGGGGTGCCGGCCGACTCGCCGGTATCGACGGTATCCTCGAGCAGTCCGACGTCGTTCGATCGAACCCCTGGCTGCGGTACTTACTCGGCTAA
- the pfdA gene encoding prefoldin subunit alpha, which yields MSQQQLQQLSQELQEIEQQVQTLQAEVEATQEEKSSVDEAVDALDSLETDSTVQVPIGGGAYLRATVEDIDEVIVDLGGDYAAELEEGDAVSALESKKENLDEQISDLNGEISELQTEQEQLEQQAQQIQQQAMQQQLQGMQGQGQPDE from the coding sequence ATGAGTCAACAACAACTTCAGCAGCTGTCCCAGGAACTCCAGGAGATCGAACAGCAGGTCCAAACGCTCCAGGCCGAAGTCGAGGCCACCCAGGAAGAGAAATCGAGCGTCGACGAAGCGGTCGACGCCCTCGATTCCCTCGAGACGGACTCGACCGTCCAGGTGCCGATCGGCGGCGGAGCGTACCTTCGGGCGACGGTCGAGGACATCGACGAAGTAATCGTCGACCTCGGCGGCGACTACGCCGCCGAACTCGAGGAAGGCGACGCTGTCTCCGCCCTCGAGAGCAAGAAGGAGAACCTAGACGAGCAGATCAGCGATCTCAACGGGGAGATTTCGGAGCTCCAGACCGAACAGGAGCAACTCGAGCAACAGGCCCAGCAGATCCAACAGCAAGCGATGCAACAGCAGCTTCAGGGAATGCAAGGCCAGGGACAACCCGACGAGTAA
- a CDS encoding glutamate--cysteine ligase family protein: protein MKTSLEVEYWVVDDDGDLVAPDTLLDVSDQVDPEFVEPMLELKTTPCATTAELRTEFRALLADVVDAAREADKQLVPLATPLHASAADLPFREKCGTDLQRRIVGPPFDDARFCAGTHLHFEQSNVPDQLNALTAIDPAFALVTSSSHYRGEPIHACARPYLYRRSCYGACPEQGQLWSYVDSVDEWEARLESAYEGFRERALERGVDSDVFDDEFAPYDAVWTPVRLREAMPTVEWRSPDTAMPSQVLQLAEEVYSVVERADTRGTVVETSSLAADGGRRRVGREQGDTVRLPSFDIVEAVTDAAIRDGLADPDVRRYLRRIGLTPSAYQPLARRHPDTRLTKRQARNHRLQAASRLELEVERHRARA from the coding sequence ATGAAAACCAGCCTCGAGGTAGAGTACTGGGTCGTCGACGACGACGGCGACCTGGTTGCCCCCGACACACTGCTCGACGTCTCCGATCAGGTCGATCCGGAGTTCGTCGAGCCGATGCTCGAGTTGAAAACGACCCCGTGTGCGACGACAGCCGAACTCCGTACGGAGTTTCGAGCGCTGCTCGCAGACGTCGTTGACGCGGCCCGCGAGGCGGACAAGCAACTTGTCCCTCTGGCGACGCCGCTGCATGCTTCCGCCGCCGATCTCCCTTTCCGGGAGAAATGCGGTACCGACCTCCAGCGTCGAATCGTGGGGCCGCCGTTCGACGATGCCAGGTTCTGTGCCGGAACCCATCTTCACTTCGAACAGTCGAACGTTCCCGACCAGCTCAATGCGCTAACGGCGATCGATCCCGCCTTCGCACTCGTCACCAGCTCTTCACACTACCGCGGTGAGCCCATCCACGCGTGTGCTCGACCGTACCTCTATCGGCGTTCGTGTTACGGCGCTTGTCCCGAACAGGGCCAGCTCTGGTCTTACGTCGACAGCGTCGACGAGTGGGAGGCCCGCCTCGAGTCAGCCTACGAGGGGTTCCGGGAACGCGCGCTCGAGCGCGGTGTCGATTCTGACGTCTTCGACGACGAGTTTGCCCCCTACGACGCCGTCTGGACGCCGGTCCGGCTCCGCGAGGCCATGCCGACCGTCGAGTGGCGCTCACCCGATACGGCGATGCCGAGCCAGGTGCTCCAGCTCGCCGAGGAAGTCTATTCGGTCGTCGAGCGAGCGGACACCCGGGGCACCGTCGTCGAGACGTCTTCGCTCGCGGCTGACGGCGGCAGGCGACGCGTTGGCCGAGAGCAAGGCGATACCGTCAGGCTTCCTTCGTTCGATATCGTCGAGGCGGTCACCGACGCCGCGATCCGTGACGGGCTCGCGGATCCCGACGTTCGGCGTTACCTCCGTCGCATCGGACTCACGCCGTCGGCCTATCAGCCGCTTGCGCGTCGCCATCCCGACACACGGCTCACGAAACGACAGGCCCGAAACCACCGACTCCAAGCCGCCTCGAGACTCGAACTCGAGGTCGAGCGACATCGGGCACGGGCCTGA
- a CDS encoding hotdog family protein, producing the protein MTAACEVSEKLGDPRYRIDTIVEDGEGTVVLDGDAVVLVDALPVEADD; encoded by the coding sequence GTGACCGCGGCGTGTGAGGTCTCCGAGAAACTGGGAGACCCGAGATACCGGATCGACACGATCGTCGAAGACGGCGAGGGGACGGTCGTGCTCGACGGTGACGCGGTGGTACTGGTCGACGCGTTGCCGGTCGAAGCGGACGACTGA
- a CDS encoding RNA-binding domain-containing protein, whose product MTDVYRVDVEITAPVFDTEVTSRVADAITSIFPNADLEESFGEIRGEAHSLEHFSELLHRQEILDTARGEFFSNREGDVFSFALKKQAAFEGRVNFSVGEPDELGEIAVRVRVDEPTLEAYVDQVAPPTKDGWPVEG is encoded by the coding sequence ATGACCGACGTCTATCGGGTCGACGTCGAGATCACCGCACCCGTCTTCGACACCGAGGTAACGAGCCGGGTCGCCGACGCGATTACGAGCATCTTCCCGAACGCCGATCTCGAGGAGAGCTTCGGCGAAATCCGGGGGGAGGCCCACTCGCTCGAGCACTTTTCCGAGTTGCTCCACCGACAGGAAATCCTCGATACGGCACGCGGGGAGTTCTTCTCGAATCGCGAGGGAGACGTCTTTTCGTTTGCGCTGAAAAAGCAGGCGGCCTTCGAGGGGCGAGTCAATTTCTCGGTCGGCGAACCGGACGAACTCGGCGAGATCGCCGTCCGGGTTCGTGTCGACGAGCCGACGCTCGAGGCGTACGTCGATCAGGTCGCGCCGCCGACGAAGGACGGGTGGCCGGTCGAGGGGTGA
- a CDS encoding HalOD1 output domain-containing protein produces the protein MSTRHCNWDGELPSVAVVRAIADLEGVDPLDLPTTHVGRLIEHVHPDALDVLVTETDEVVVSFSVNGYHVEIDDAELTVIER, from the coding sequence GTGTCGACACGTCACTGTAACTGGGACGGCGAGCTCCCGAGCGTCGCCGTCGTTCGGGCCATCGCCGACCTCGAGGGCGTCGACCCGCTCGACCTACCGACGACACACGTCGGCCGACTGATCGAGCACGTACACCCAGACGCACTCGACGTGCTGGTCACCGAAACTGACGAGGTTGTGGTTTCGTTTTCGGTGAATGGGTACCACGTGGAGATCGACGACGCCGAACTCACGGTTATCGAACGCTGA
- the thiM gene encoding hydroxyethylthiazole kinase, producing the protein MTAPSTADVTGADLAASLERLADAEPLVQSLTNTVTINDVANVVLHWNALPVMADTPGDAGEMAELASALVLNIGQVPDQRVEAMVEAGRTANDRGIPVVLDPVGVGSTPTRESVAERLLSELEFAVVKGNYGEVSALAGVEAEVKGVESVGEYDEIEDAARVLADSTGATVVASGVEDVVADTDGVVRISAGHEMLGAVVGTGCMLGGTIGAFCGALEDTHVAALYATLAFGIAGEHAADLEYEGPGSYRTNFRDAVAGLSPEVAAGLALEDRIVPIE; encoded by the coding sequence ATGACAGCGCCATCGACAGCCGACGTAACCGGTGCCGACCTCGCGGCGTCGCTCGAGCGACTCGCCGACGCCGAGCCGCTCGTCCAGTCGTTGACCAACACAGTGACGATCAACGACGTTGCAAACGTCGTCCTCCACTGGAACGCGCTGCCGGTGATGGCCGACACGCCCGGCGACGCTGGCGAGATGGCCGAACTCGCGAGTGCACTCGTGCTCAACATCGGCCAGGTTCCTGACCAGCGCGTCGAAGCGATGGTCGAGGCCGGACGAACCGCTAACGACCGCGGGATTCCAGTCGTCCTCGATCCCGTCGGGGTCGGATCGACGCCAACGCGCGAGTCGGTCGCCGAACGGCTGCTCTCCGAACTCGAGTTCGCCGTCGTAAAGGGCAACTACGGCGAGGTCAGCGCTCTCGCGGGCGTCGAAGCCGAGGTCAAAGGCGTCGAGTCCGTCGGCGAGTACGACGAGATCGAAGACGCAGCCCGCGTACTCGCAGACTCCACCGGCGCGACCGTCGTCGCCTCGGGCGTCGAAGACGTCGTTGCGGACACCGATGGCGTCGTCCGGATTTCTGCCGGCCACGAGATGCTCGGTGCAGTCGTCGGTACCGGCTGTATGCTCGGCGGAACGATCGGCGCCTTCTGCGGTGCGCTCGAGGACACTCACGTGGCCGCCCTTTATGCCACGCTGGCGTTCGGCATCGCCGGCGAGCACGCGGCCGACCTCGAGTACGAGGGGCCGGGCAGCTACCGGACGAACTTCCGCGACGCCGTCGCTGGACTTAGCCCCGAAGTCGCCGCAGGGCTGGCTCTCGAGGATCGAATCGTACCAATCGAGTAA
- a CDS encoding GNAT family N-acetyltransferase — MDEESEISVRVATRSDAAAVCEIYAPFCESSAVTFEETPPSIDEMAARIASTLETYPWLVAARDGTVIGYAYAGKLRKRQAYQWVVELSVYVAEAARGLGVGRTLYESLFAILERQGVRDAYAVTTLPNPATVRFHERLDFERLVEFPAMGYTDGDWHDVAWWRRRLGEKGDEPAPIIPFPTVRDDPEFQSLLGVGEDTIQG, encoded by the coding sequence ATGGACGAGGAGTCGGAGATCAGTGTTCGCGTCGCGACGCGGTCGGATGCGGCCGCCGTTTGCGAGATCTATGCACCGTTTTGCGAATCGTCGGCAGTCACCTTCGAGGAGACGCCGCCGAGTATCGACGAGATGGCGGCTCGGATCGCGTCGACGCTCGAGACCTACCCGTGGCTGGTCGCAGCGCGCGACGGGACGGTGATCGGCTACGCGTACGCAGGCAAGCTCCGCAAACGGCAGGCCTACCAGTGGGTCGTCGAACTCTCGGTGTACGTGGCCGAAGCGGCCCGCGGACTCGGCGTGGGGCGGACGCTGTATGAGTCGCTGTTCGCAATCCTCGAGCGCCAGGGCGTCCGTGACGCTTACGCAGTGACGACGCTGCCAAACCCCGCCACCGTCCGGTTCCACGAACGACTCGACTTCGAGCGGCTGGTCGAGTTCCCCGCGATGGGATACACCGACGGCGACTGGCACGACGTCGCCTGGTGGCGGCGGCGACTCGGTGAGAAGGGCGACGAGCCGGCACCGATCATCCCCTTTCCGACGGTCCGGGACGACCCCGAATTCCAATCACTGTTGGGGGTCGGCGAAGACACCATCCAGGGCTGA
- a CDS encoding NAD(P)/FAD-dependent oxidoreductase translates to MSTTEDETEMDATVIVVGGGPAGLSAALFAQKNGLETTVFDTDETWMHKAHLFNYLGIGSVGGSEFMATARQQVDDFGTDRRQGEEVTSVEGDGDGFVVETDDGTYEADYVILATGANRDLAADLECAFTDEGLVDVDVDMETSVDGVYATGAMVRPEEWQAAIAVGDGAAAALNILSSEKGEYYHDFDVPADAARVFGEHVAE, encoded by the coding sequence ATGAGTACGACTGAAGACGAGACCGAGATGGATGCAACTGTGATCGTCGTCGGCGGCGGTCCTGCCGGACTGAGCGCAGCCCTCTTCGCACAGAAAAACGGCCTCGAGACGACGGTCTTCGATACGGACGAGACCTGGATGCACAAAGCACACCTGTTCAACTACCTCGGAATTGGCTCTGTTGGCGGCAGCGAGTTCATGGCGACCGCCCGTCAGCAGGTCGACGACTTCGGCACGGACCGCCGACAGGGCGAGGAAGTAACGAGTGTCGAGGGCGACGGCGACGGATTCGTCGTCGAGACCGACGACGGCACGTACGAGGCCGACTACGTGATCCTCGCGACCGGCGCCAACCGCGACCTCGCGGCCGACCTCGAGTGTGCGTTCACCGACGAGGGCCTCGTCGACGTCGATGTCGACATGGAAACCAGCGTCGACGGCGTCTACGCGACGGGTGCGATGGTTCGCCCTGAAGAGTGGCAAGCCGCCATCGCCGTCGGTGACGGGGCCGCTGCTGCGTTGAACATCCTCTCGAGCGAGAAAGGCGAGTACTACCACGACTTCGACGTTCCCGCCGACGCGGCACGCGTCTTTGGCGAGCACGTCGCCGAATAA
- the ftsY gene encoding signal recognition particle-docking protein FtsY — protein MFDNLKKKLGSFRKDAEEAAEENVEDVDEDELEELEDEETGAVDAELESDADGEPDADAGGAEPDSPTEATGADVEPAVNDEQSDESADGSELQEEAKSHSEVDAEAEAAVEDDEADAEAGETETDETTSENNSTGFGAKARSLVRGKFVIEEEDLEGPLHELELALLSSDVEMGVAQEILDNIRDELVGETRTFTTSTGEVVEEALRDAIYDVISVGQFDFDERIAVEDKPVTIVFTGVNGVGKTTSIAKLSRYFEERGYSTVMANGDTYRAGANEQIQEHADALETKLISHEQGGDPAAVLYDGVEYAQANDIDIVLGDTAGRLHTDEGLMDQLEKIDRVVGPDLTLFVDEAVAGQDAVNRAREFNEAAEIDGAILTKADADSNGGAAISVAHVTGKPILFLGVGQGYDDIEPFDPDEMVDRLLAEE, from the coding sequence ATGTTCGACAACCTGAAGAAAAAACTCGGGAGCTTCCGCAAGGACGCCGAAGAGGCGGCCGAAGAGAACGTCGAAGACGTCGACGAGGACGAACTCGAGGAACTCGAGGACGAAGAAACCGGTGCAGTCGATGCGGAGCTCGAGTCCGACGCGGACGGCGAGCCGGACGCCGACGCCGGAGGGGCCGAACCTGACTCGCCTACCGAGGCCACCGGTGCAGACGTCGAACCCGCGGTCAACGACGAGCAGTCGGACGAGTCCGCTGACGGGTCCGAACTGCAAGAGGAGGCCAAGTCGCACTCCGAAGTCGACGCCGAAGCCGAGGCTGCCGTCGAGGACGACGAGGCTGACGCCGAAGCTGGCGAAACCGAGACTGACGAAACGACGTCCGAGAACAACTCGACTGGTTTCGGTGCCAAGGCTCGGTCGCTCGTACGCGGAAAGTTCGTCATCGAAGAAGAGGACCTCGAGGGACCACTGCACGAACTCGAGCTCGCGTTGCTCTCGAGCGACGTCGAGATGGGCGTTGCCCAGGAAATCCTCGACAACATCCGTGACGAGTTGGTCGGTGAGACGCGGACGTTCACGACCTCGACCGGCGAGGTCGTTGAGGAGGCGCTGCGCGATGCGATCTACGACGTGATCAGCGTCGGGCAGTTCGACTTCGACGAGCGCATCGCTGTCGAGGACAAACCCGTCACCATCGTCTTCACCGGCGTCAACGGCGTCGGCAAGACCACGTCGATCGCCAAGCTCAGTCGGTACTTCGAGGAGCGTGGCTACTCGACGGTGATGGCCAACGGCGACACCTACCGGGCTGGCGCGAACGAGCAGATTCAGGAGCACGCCGACGCCTTAGAGACGAAGCTCATCAGCCACGAACAGGGCGGTGACCCCGCTGCTGTCCTCTACGACGGCGTCGAGTACGCCCAGGCCAACGACATCGATATCGTGCTGGGCGACACTGCCGGTCGCCTGCATACCGACGAGGGCCTGATGGACCAACTCGAAAAGATCGACCGCGTGGTCGGCCCCGACCTGACGCTGTTCGTCGACGAAGCCGTCGCGGGCCAAGACGCCGTCAACCGCGCCCGCGAGTTCAACGAGGCCGCCGAAATCGACGGCGCAATCCTCACGAAGGCGGACGCCGACTCCAACGGCGGTGCCGCGATCTCGGTCGCCCACGTAACCGGTAAGCCGATCCTATTCCTCGGCGTCGGCCAGGGCTACGACGATATCGAGCCGTTCGACCCCGACGAGATGGTCGACCGACTGCTCGCCGAGGAGTAG
- a CDS encoding ASCH domain-containing protein has protein sequence MAEIDAGEVLPNDRMEQQALEGEVTQIHRGHQYADEGDTFTIGDETFEVVDVTHRTLGDLTDEDARAEGVDDLEGYRQLLDRAHPNFEWDDGSEVVRHRFERR, from the coding sequence ATGGCAGAGATCGACGCAGGCGAGGTACTCCCGAACGACCGAATGGAACAGCAGGCCCTCGAGGGCGAGGTGACTCAGATCCACCGCGGCCACCAGTACGCAGACGAGGGCGATACGTTCACTATCGGCGACGAGACCTTCGAGGTCGTCGACGTCACCCATCGTACGCTCGGCGACCTGACTGACGAGGACGCTCGAGCCGAAGGCGTCGACGACCTCGAGGGCTACCGGCAGCTGCTCGACCGCGCCCACCCAAACTTCGAGTGGGACGACGGGAGTGAGGTCGTCCGCCACCGGTTCGAACGACGGTAG
- a CDS encoding YccF domain-containing protein: MTQRSLFVRALWFLLIGWWVTPILVNIAWALNVTVVLAPVGIKLVNLVPTALTLQEPRSLAAPEYGRGQRSLLIRAIYFVLVGWWLSFLWANLAALFAITIIGLPVAIWMANRLPVVTSLYRFHG; this comes from the coding sequence ATGACACAGCGGTCCCTGTTCGTGCGTGCGCTCTGGTTCCTCCTGATCGGCTGGTGGGTGACGCCCATTCTCGTCAATATCGCGTGGGCGTTGAACGTGACGGTGGTCCTCGCGCCGGTCGGGATCAAGCTGGTGAATCTCGTGCCGACGGCGCTAACACTGCAGGAACCCCGGTCGCTCGCCGCTCCAGAATACGGGCGTGGCCAGCGCTCGCTGCTGATCCGGGCGATCTACTTCGTACTCGTGGGCTGGTGGCTGAGTTTCCTCTGGGCGAATCTCGCGGCCCTATTCGCGATCACGATTATCGGGCTTCCGGTGGCGATCTGGATGGCGAATCGGTTGCCAGTCGTGACCTCGCTGTACCGGTTTCACGGCTGA
- a CDS encoding AAA family ATPase: MHVIGTVGLPGSGKGEAATVAREEGIPVVTMGDVVRQETADRGLDPTKDHGSVAQALRDEHGPAAIAERSLPMIEDRLENHDAVVVDGLRSAVELDAFEKRFGEDFTLVSIEAPFEVRAKRIDARGRDADANDGGEDLTTRDERERGFGMDDAMARADVVVENTDTLEAFHDRIRAIIREGTRACEEADALERDDEPTEARQP, encoded by the coding sequence ATGCACGTCATCGGAACGGTGGGGTTGCCCGGCAGCGGCAAGGGCGAAGCCGCCACCGTCGCACGCGAGGAGGGAATTCCGGTGGTGACGATGGGCGACGTCGTCCGCCAGGAGACGGCCGATCGGGGGCTCGACCCGACGAAGGATCACGGGAGCGTCGCACAGGCACTGCGCGACGAACACGGCCCGGCGGCGATCGCCGAGCGCTCGCTCCCGATGATCGAAGACCGCCTCGAGAATCACGATGCGGTCGTGGTCGACGGCTTGCGATCCGCCGTCGAACTCGACGCCTTCGAAAAGCGTTTCGGTGAAGACTTCACGCTGGTAAGCATCGAAGCGCCGTTCGAGGTACGCGCCAAGCGGATCGACGCCCGCGGCAGAGACGCCGATGCCAACGACGGCGGTGAGGACCTCACCACGCGCGACGAACGCGAGCGTGGCTTTGGAATGGACGACGCGATGGCTCGTGCGGACGTCGTCGTCGAGAACACGGATACGCTCGAGGCGTTCCACGACCGGATTCGAGCGATCATCCGCGAGGGGACCCGGGCGTGTGAGGAAGCCGACGCGCTCGAGCGTGACGACGAACCCACGGAGGCACGCCAGCCATGA
- a CDS encoding signal recognition particle protein Srp54 yields the protein MVLDDLGSSLRGTLDTLRGKSRISEEDVEEIVKEIQRSLLSADVDVSLVMELSDSIKERALEEEPPAGTPARDFVLRIVYEELVGLIGESTELPLEEQTILLAGLQGSGKTTSAAKMAWWFSTKGLRPAVIQTDTFRPGAYDQAKQMCSRAEVDFYGNPDNDDPVEIARTGLEETSEADVHIVDTAGRHALEDDLIDEIEQIEGVVEPDTSLLVLDAAIGQGAKEQASQFDESIGIDGVVITKLDGTAKGGGALTAVDQTDSSIAFLGTGEEVQDVERFEPNGFISRLLGMGDLGQLAERVERAMEQTEIEEEDWDPEDMLQGNFTLNDMQKQMEAMNNMGPLDQVLDMIPGFGGGIKDQLPDDAMDVTQDRMRRFQVIMDSMTDAEKEYPKAVGANQVERIARGSGTSEDDVRELLQQYKMMERTIKQFQNMGSEQEMQRMMKQMEQQGGGGGMGGMGPF from the coding sequence ATGGTACTCGACGATCTCGGGAGTTCTCTGCGGGGCACCCTCGATACACTCCGTGGGAAATCACGAATCAGCGAGGAGGACGTCGAGGAGATCGTCAAGGAGATTCAGCGGTCGCTGCTCTCCGCCGACGTCGACGTCTCGCTCGTGATGGAGCTATCGGACAGCATCAAAGAACGCGCACTCGAGGAGGAGCCGCCAGCCGGCACGCCGGCACGTGACTTCGTTCTCCGAATCGTCTACGAGGAACTCGTGGGACTCATCGGGGAGTCGACGGAACTGCCCCTCGAAGAGCAGACGATCCTGCTCGCCGGATTGCAGGGGTCGGGAAAGACCACCTCCGCCGCGAAGATGGCCTGGTGGTTCTCGACGAAAGGGCTTCGCCCCGCCGTGATCCAGACCGACACCTTCCGGCCGGGTGCGTACGACCAGGCCAAACAGATGTGTTCGCGCGCGGAAGTCGACTTCTACGGCAACCCCGACAACGACGACCCCGTCGAGATCGCCCGGACGGGCTTAGAGGAGACGAGCGAAGCAGACGTCCACATCGTGGACACGGCGGGTCGCCACGCGCTCGAGGACGACCTCATCGACGAGATCGAACAGATCGAAGGCGTCGTCGAGCCCGACACCTCGTTGCTCGTGTTGGACGCGGCGATCGGCCAGGGGGCAAAAGAACAGGCGAGCCAGTTCGACGAGTCGATCGGCATCGACGGCGTCGTCATCACGAAGTTAGACGGGACGGCGAAAGGTGGCGGTGCACTGACCGCAGTCGATCAGACGGACTCGTCGATCGCCTTCCTCGGAACCGGTGAAGAGGTCCAGGACGTCGAACGCTTCGAGCCCAACGGTTTCATCTCCCGCCTGCTCGGGATGGGCGACCTCGGCCAGCTCGCCGAACGCGTCGAGCGCGCGATGGAGCAGACGGAGATCGAAGAAGAGGACTGGGACCCCGAGGACATGTTGCAGGGCAATTTCACCCTGAACGACATGCAAAAGCAGATGGAGGCGATGAACAACATGGGGCCGCTCGATCAGGTACTCGATATGATCCCCGGCTTCGGCGGCGGCATCAAAGACCAGTTGCCCGACGACGCGATGGACGTCACGCAGGATCGGATGCGACGGTTTCAGGTCATCATGGACTCGATGACCGACGCCGAAAAGGAGTACCCAAAGGCCGTCGGCGCGAACCAGGTCGAACGCATCGCCCGCGGCTCGGGCACCAGCGAGGACGACGTCCGCGAACTCCTCCAGCAGTATAAGATGATGGAACGGACCATCAAGCAGTTCCAGAATATGGGCTCCGAACAGGAGATGCAGCGCATGATGAAACAGATGGAACAGCAAGGCGGCGGTGGCGGTATGGGTGGCATGGGACCGTTCTGA
- a CDS encoding type II toxin-antitoxin system HicB family antitoxin, with protein sequence MSSDEVLDLEEADVDPTAYDELTDADVRLRVNEHGLHIADDLETGVSSQGQDPEEAIEHLAQAVDAYLEATDDDPGDDWL encoded by the coding sequence ATGAGCTCCGACGAAGTCCTCGATCTCGAGGAAGCCGACGTCGATCCGACTGCCTACGACGAACTGACGGACGCCGACGTCCGCCTTCGGGTCAACGAGCACGGTCTCCACATCGCCGACGACCTCGAGACGGGCGTCTCGAGCCAGGGCCAGGACCCCGAAGAGGCGATCGAACACCTCGCACAGGCAGTCGACGCCTACCTCGAGGCAACGGACGACGACCCCGGCGACGACTGGCTCTGA
- the rpl18a gene encoding 50S ribosomal protein L18Ae — protein MSQFTVTGRFNSRDGYAAFEPAIDADTADVAREHAYSRLGSQHGLTQIKLDEGTH, from the coding sequence ATGAGCCAGTTCACGGTTACCGGTCGGTTCAACTCGCGTGACGGATACGCGGCGTTCGAGCCGGCCATCGACGCGGACACTGCGGACGTCGCCCGTGAACACGCCTACTCCCGACTCGGGAGCCAGCACGGGCTCACGCAAATCAAACTCGACGAGGGTACTCACTAA